GCCCATCGTGTTCGACCCGCCGCCCGCGCAGGCGAGCACGGAATCGGGGAGGCGGCCTGCCTTCTCCTGGATCTGTTCGCGGGCCTCCTCCGAAATGACGGACTGGAAGTCCCGGACCATCGCGGGGAACGGGTGGGGACCGACGACCGATCCGATGACGTAGTGGGTGTCTTCGACGTTGGTCGCCCAGTCGCGCATCGTCTCCGAAATCGCTTCTTTGAGCGTCCCACGGCCCACCGTCACAGGATTGACGTCTGCACCGTTGATCTTCATTCGGAAGACGTTGGGTCGCTGGCGGGCGATGTCGGTCTCGCCCATGTAGATCTCACAGGGCATGTCGAGGTGGGCGGCGGCCATCGCCGTCGCCGTGCCGTGCTGGCCGGCACCGGTCTCGGCGATGATCCGGTCTTTGCCCATGTACTTCGCCAGCAAGACCTGCCCGAGGGCGTTGTTCAGCTTGTGCGCGCCGCCGTGAAGCAGGTCCTCGCGCTTGAGGTAGACCTCGGTGTCGTAGCGCTCGCTGAGGCGGTCGGCTCGCTGGAGCGGGAGCGGTCGCCCGCCGAAATCAGCGAGGCGGCGACGGAACTCGTCCATGAACCCGTCCTCGTTGTCGAGGACGTAGCGCTGGTAGGCGTCTTCTAACTCTTCGATGGCTGGCATCAGCACTTCTGGAACGTACTGGCCGCCGTACTGTCCGAAACTGCCGTCTGTGTCGTCCGTACTCATGATTGGGTCTCCTCTGAAGTGGTGAACTGCCGGGTCCGTTCGCGCACGTCCCCCGCCATGATCGCCGAGCCGATCAGACAGGCGTCGGCCCCCGCCGTGCGCATGCGTGTCACGTCGTCGGGCGTCTCTAGGCCACTTTCCGCAATGAGCGTGACGTTCTCGGGCACAGTTGGTGCCACGTCCTCGAACGTCGAGAGGTCGACTTCTAACTCGGCGAGGTCGCGGTTGTTCACGCCGACGATGTCGGCACCGGCGTCGATCGCCTGCTCGACCTCGCGTTCGGTGTGGGTCTCGACGAGTACCTGAAAACCCCGCTCGCGAGCCGCCGCGAGCAGGTCTTCGAGGTCGTCAGTGCCTTCCTCTTCGAGAAAGCGCACGATCAACAGGATCACGTCGGCCTCGACGACGTCCAGTTGCTCCTCGTAGAGAACGAAATCCTTCCGCAGGACGGGGACATCGACGGCCTCGCGGACACGTCTCAGGACCTCTGGGGAGCCACCGAAGTGTTCGGGTTCGGTCAGCACCGACAGGGCTGCCGCGCCGCCGTCGACCATCTGCTCGGCCAGCTCGACCGGATCGTCTCGACGTTCACCCGCTGTCGTCGGCGAGGTCGGCTTGACCTCCGCGATCACCGGCACGCGACCGTCGGCTTCGGCCGTGTCGAACGCTTCGGGCAGTGATCGCGCGTCGACAGCGACACGCCCGCCACCCCCACTGCGGTCGCGGGCAGCGTTCAGGATCGACCGAACGTCCGGCGCTATCTCGCCACCAGTATCCATTACTGTTCTCTAACGGACAGAGTTGTACATAAGACTTGTGTGTCGACATCCCTGTCAGTACGTTCACTGGAGTAGTGGCATTCGACACCTTGATCTATTAATTAATATATACTTGAATTACTTTTATTGTATGAGCGTTTCAGACAGAAAGTGCAATGCGCGAATCCACCCCCAACAGACGGAGCGTTCTGAAAGCAATTGGTGGCGCACTGGTGGCCGGTCTCGGCATCGGAACGGCCGCGACGGCGACAGCCAGCAGCGACAACGGTGTCGTCGCCGTCATGAACGGCAGCGACGAGACGCCCGACAACAACGAGGAAGTGGACTTCTACGGCGGGAACTCCTCTTCGGAACACGGCGAAATCGTCGATTACGAGTGGACGTTCGACTCCTACGACGACAGTGGCGACTACACGTATACTCGGACGGGCCAGAGCGTCGACCACGCCTTCTACTACACCGCCGACGACGTCGAAGAGCGGACAGCGACCCTGACGGTCACCGACAGCGAGGGTAACACCGCCTCGGTTTCCCACCAGTTGACAGTATACAAAGAGGAGGGGACCTGCGTTCCGTACGGCTGTGACGACAGTTTCCAGGTCTCCTCGGCCGACTGAAATCCTGCCCGATCCGCGCCCCTGTCATTTTCTGGCTCGCCAGCGGCTAGAGCGGGAGTCCACGATGTATCCTACCTATTTAGGGGTGAGTAGCTCCAACACCCGAACTACCACAACCAGAACAGCATATGACTCTGCTACGCCACGCCGGATCGAAAGTATCTGCCGTTTTACCCGACACTGTGCAGTCTGCTGTCGGGCCGATCTGGAGCGACATCATCGAACGGACACACGACGAGTTTATCGGCGAGCCCACGGAGAAACTCATGATCGCCCCGTCCGGCGTTTGTAATCTCGGCTGTAAGTTCTGTGCGTACCGACACAAAGATCGGCCGAAGCGGTTGACATCCTCCTCCGCGTGAACGCGGAGGAATCCCGAGCGTTGGGATATTAGGGTTTGCAGTCTCCCTGTTCTCTCGGTGTGAACCGTCCGCTCTCGCGGTCGAACAGGAAGATTCCGGGCTGTGCCAACCAGCCGTTACTCATATCCCCGGTCGGAGGACTCTGAGTTATCTTTCGCCGGATATTCACCGCACCGTTCACGTCTGCGTTCATCGTCGTTTCACAGGACTCGCAGACGTATAGACCACGCTCCACGCGGTTGCTCTCTCGAATCTGCCCGCAACACGAACATGTCTTCGACGTGTTCTCCTCGTCCACCCAGTCAACGAGAATACCGTATTCCTCGGCCTTGTATTCGAGCAGACGGGCAAATCTGTCGAACTCCCATCCGTGCAACTTTTTTGACAACCGGAAGGCGGAGTCTGTACATAAGCGTGTACGGCCACGACAAAGACAGTTTCACCGAGATCACTGGTGGCCAAGCGCGCCACTACGACCGATTGACCTCTAATCTGGCGTTTCTGGCGGATTTTCTGGACGATCCAAACAAGATCGAGATCGGGTTTCGCACGTTCGACAACGCCAATCCGTTAGACAATATCGACGACTTGTCGGGAGAACTGAACCGTCTATTGGATCCGATACGACAGCTGCACGACTCGGGCGTCACCGTCTCGAATTTCGAGGGGGAGTACAACAACTGGGGTGGTGTGATCTCCGAACACGACCTCTCGGGGCTGGATATGGAACTTGCGGATGCAAAAACTGACAAAGACGGCCCGTGCCAACTCATCTTCAACAAGAATATCATCCTTCCTGATGGGGAAGTCAACGCCTGTGCGTGCCGGGATGTCGATGCGACACTATCGCTGGGACACCTCGACGACGACTCGTTAGCGGACGTTCTCAGTCCGACAGACAACACGGCATACGACGAGTTGATAACGAGACAGAACGAGGGGGACTTCCCTGCGGTGTGTGAGACCTGTGATTATTATCAGTCGGTCAGGGAACCCGACCCCATGCATCGAAGCCAGTACACCCTCGGCGAATTCTACGAAAAATACGACCCGGTGGCGGACGACTACGAGCCACCGAAGTGATCCTTTCTCGTGGACGCTTCCGCTTACGCGACTTTTATATTCCCGTCAGATAACCTCTAGATAGCAATCAGATATGCCTAGAGGAATATCACACTCCCCAACCGGGACCGAGATCGGCGAGCGGACACTCGTTGTCGGCGGTGATCGGCCGATCCGAATCTCGACCGGGCACCGACTCCAGCACCACGACGGGAAGTGTTCGCGGCCGCACGGCCACAACTACGAGATCAGTGTCGAGGTCACCGGCGAAGTAACTCAGGAAGGCTGGGTCGTCGACAAGGGCGATATTACATCGATAATCGACGAGTGGGATCACATGTTCCTGCTCGAAGCGGGTGATCCCCTGATCGAGGCCTTCGAATCGAGCGGCGACGGCGACAGTGTCGTGGTCTTCGAGCGACCGCCGACGGCCGAGGTAATGGCCTGGAACCTCGAACGAGCGTTGCTCGATCGGCTGCCCGAGACCGTCAGCGACGTCGACGTCTCCGTAGCCGAGACAGGCGAACTCTGCGCCCGTCCATAGATGCCCGTCACCAGCGACACCGACCGACCGGACAGCGCTCCTGACGGAGCAGCACTGCCCATCAACGAACTGTTCTACTCGATCCAGGGCGAGGGCAAACTGGCGGGCACACCATCAGTATTCGTCCGCACCAGCGGCTGCAACCTCCGCTGCTGGTTCTGTGACTCCTATCACACCTCGTGGGACCCCTCCCACGCCTGGATGGCCGTCGAGGAGATCGTCGCGGAAGTCGAGCAGTACGACACCAACTACGTCGTCCTCACCGGTGGCGAACCGCTCATGCACGAGGAATCGGTCGCACTGCTCGAAGCGCTCGCCGAACGCGACTATCACACGACCGTCGAGACCAACGGGACGATCTATCGGAAGGCGAAGATCGACCTCGTGAGTGCGAGCCCGAAACTCCAGAATAGTACGCCGACTCCCGACGTCGAGCGACCGGACGGCGAGCCGGTCGACGACGGGTGGGCCGAGCGACACGAGCAGCGCCGCCTGGATATCGGCGTCCTCGGAAAATTCGCTGACGCCCACGACGTCCAGTTGAAATTCGTCGTCACGGACGAGTCGGACATGCCCGAGGTCGAAGCGGTGGTCGAAGACGTCCGCGCTGCGGCCCCCTGGCAGGTCCGCGACCCCGACGTCCTGCTGATGCCCGAAGGTGCCACGCGCGAGCGACTCGCCGAGACACGCGAGCGCGTCGCGGAGCTGGCGATGAAATACGGCTACCGCTACACCCCCAGATTGCACGTCGACCTCTGGAACGACGCCCCCGAAACGTAACTACCCAAACGATGACCGACGACTCACCCATCCCCGACCCCAAATCGAATCGCGCCGTCGTCCTCGCGTCCGGCGGCATGGACAGCGCGACCGCCGCCTACGTCGCGAAAGACCGCGGCTACGACGACCTCTACCTCTTGCACACGACCTACGGCCAGCGCACCGCCGACCGCGAGCGCGAGTGTGCCGAGGCGCTCGCCGAGCACGTCGACGCTGCTGATCTACTGGTGGTCGAAACGAGCCACCTCGCGGACATCGGCGGGTCGAGCCTGACAGACGAAGACGAGGCCGTCGAAGACGCGGATCTAGAGTCTGAGGAGGTCCCATCTTCGTACGTCCCCTTCAGGAACGCCAACCTGCTGTCGATGGCGACCTCCTACGCCGAGGCCAACGGCTGCACGGCGGTGTTCATCGGTGCCCACAGCGAGGATTTCTCTGGATATCCGGACTGTCGCCCCGAGTTCTTCGACGCGTTTCAAACGGTGGTCGACCGCGGAACCAGCCCCGGCGCCGACATCGAGATCGAAGCGCCGTTCGTCGAGTATTCGAAGACCGACATCGCCGAGCGCGGTCTCGAGCTCGGAGTCCCCTACGAGGACACCTGGAGTTGCTACCGCGCGGAGGCCCCGGCCTGTGGGACCTGCGACGCCTGCGCGTTCCGGCTGCAGGCCTTCCAGCGAGTCGGCGTCGAGGACCCGATCGGGTACGAACAGCGACCGGACTACCTGGACGCCTGACGCGGACGAGCCCTCCGGATCAGTATTTCATTCCTCCTCGGGAGCGACGTCGAACCCCGAATACGGCGTCGTGTACTCCGCGCGGATGAGGTCCTCGTCGTTGACTTCCAGGCCGAGTTCGTCGAGTTCCTCGCCGATCCGGTTGAGGTCGTTGCTGTCGGTGCCGACGATCCCGACGTGGACGTTCTCCTCGCCAGTCATCACTTCCCGGACGTCGACCACACCGTCGACCGCCAGAGCTTCTTTCGCCAGTCGGCTCCGTTCGGGAATCGGCGCGGTACAGACGATGAGCGTGTGTAACTGCGATCCTGCTGCCTCGAAGTCGACCCTGGCGTTGTACTCCGTGATGATCCCGTCGTCTTCGAGGCGGTGGATCCGGTTTCGGACCGTGCTCGCGGAGACGCCCATCCGCTCTGCGATCGTTCCCGAGGAGACGTTCCGGGCGTCCTCCTGCAAACAGTAGACGATGTACCGGTCCAGCTCGTCGAGATTCCAGGTCATGCCCCGGGCTACCGATCCCACTGCCATAATTCGTGTGATGCCACGAACCACCGATCGTGACTATCGATATAACACTATATACTTATATAGAATGTCGAAACAGCATTATAATCGCGTTATTTATGCGGTTCCGTCTCTACCTGTACATTACTGAGACATGATTCGAGAGACGACAGAGACGGGCAGATGGCGACCGTCAGAGAGTCATCGCTCGTCGTCGATCCGAACCCGACCACGGAGGGTCGTTCCGGGCGGATGACGTGGAGCGACTGTTCGCGCCGCGCGCAGACGGGCGACGTCGCCCGGATAGTCGGGCGTGCGTCGGCCCTCCCGGGAGTAGCGCTCGCTGACTCACTCGTTCGACGGACGACGAAACACCACTAATGGGGAAACAACTCGAACGGGACCTCGGACTCCCGTCAGTGACGGCTATCAGTATCGGGGCGATGGTCGGCAGCGGTATCTTCATCCTCCCGGGATTAGCGATGAAGATGGCCGGGCCGGCAGTCGTGTTCGCGTATTTCCTCGCCGGAATTCTCGTCCTTCCGGCCGCCTTGAGCAAATCCGAGATGGCCACGGCGATGCCCGAGGCCGGCGGGACCTACCTCTACATCGAGCGGGCGATGGGACCGCTGTTCGGGACCATCGCCGGCGTCGGGACGTGGTTCTCGCTGACGTTCAAGGGGGCGCTGGCGCTGGTCGGCGGTGCGCCGTATCTGGTGTTGCTGTTCGACCTGCCCGTGACGCCGGTGGCACTGACGATCGCAGCGTTGTTGATCGTGTTGAACGTTGCCGGAGCCAAACAGACCGGCCAGATGCAGGTCGTCATCGTCGCCGCGATGTTGCTGGCGATGGTGTGGTTCATCGTCGCTGGCGCCCCGAGCGTCGAGCCCACCCGGTTCGAGGGCTTTTTCGACAGTGGTATCGAGGGTATCCTCGGTGCAACTGGGTTCGTCTTCGTCTCCTACGCGGGCGTGACGAAGATTGCCAGTGTCGCCGAAGAGGTCGAGAATCCCGACCGAAATCTCCCGCTGGGGATTCTGGGATCGCTGGTCATCACCGCGGCGATCTACGTCGCTATCGTGACCGTGATGGTCGGCGTCGCTTCGGAAGCCGATCTGACGGCCACCGAGACGCCGATGGAAGTCGCCGCCGAGAGCGTCCTGCCGGGGATCGGCGTGCTGGCGATCGTGGCGGCCGCGCTGCTGGCGCTGGTCAGCACTGCCAACGCCGGCATCCTCTCCTCCTCGCGGTATCCCTTCGCGATGAGCCGCGACGGACTCGCTCCCGACGTCTTCGAGAACGTCAGCGAGCGCTTCGAGACGCCGGTCAACGCCATCACGATCACCGGCGGGGTGCTGCTGGTGTTGATCGCGTTCGTCCCGATCGACGACATCGCCAAGCTCGCCAGCGCGTTCAAGATCCTCGTGTTCATCCTGATCAACGTCGCGCTGATCGCGTTCCGCCAGGGGTCGATCGAGTCCTACGATCCGAGTTTCGAGTCGCCGCTGTACCCCTTGCCACAGGCCGTCGGAATCATCGGTGGGGTCGTTCTCCTGCGCTACATCGGGTTCGTGCCGCTGGTCGGGGCCGTCGTGATCACTGCCGGATCGATCGTCTGGTATTACTTCTTCGTCGTCAGGCGCGGCGGCGTCGACCGCGAGGGAGCGGTGACCGACGCCGTCCGTCGGAGCGTCGGCCGTCGGGCCGTCGAGGACACCGAGTCGGCCGTGGACGAACAGAGCTACGAGGTGCTCGTGGCCGTGACCGAACGCACAGACCGAGACGTCGAGCGGTCGCTGATCGATCTGGCAACGGGCCTGGCTCGCGACCGCGAAGGTGGGGTTCGCGTCGCCCAGTTCGACGAAGTGCCGGATCAGACGCCGTTGCCCCAGTCGGCCGACAGGCTCACCGAGGCCGATCAGGCTTTCGAAGCGAGGATGGCGGACCGGACGACCGATTCGGAGATCCCGATGCGCTACGGCGAGGTCGTCAGCCACGACACCAGACACGCGATCGTCAACTACGCAAAAGACATCGACGCGGACGTGTTGCTCATCGACCGGCCGCCGGGCCGGGTCTCCGAGACGATCCTCGGAAGCGACACCGACTGGATCGAAGAGCACGCTCCCTGCACCGTTGTGGAGGCGACGGACTTCGATCAGGCGGGGATCGAGCGGATCGCGGTCGTCACCGACGAGGGGCCGTTCGACCCAGAGAAGGTCGCGATCGCGGGGGCGGTCGCCGAGCAGGTCGACGCGACCGTCCGGTTCTACCTCGCTATCGGAGAGAACCCGCCCGAAAGTCGGCGGAACACGACCGACGACTACCTCGACGACCTCCAGTCGCTGTGTTCGGCACCGGTCGAGTTGCGCGTCCTCGAGACCGACACCGACGCGGTCATCGAGCAGGCGGTCGCCGGGTCGGACCTGCTGGTCGCAAGCGGGACCCAGCACGGCCTTCTCGATCGGCTGTTCGACCATCTGCCCAGTGGGTCGCCGGCCAGTGCAGACCACGGAACGCTGCTGGTCTACGGGAAGTCGAGCTCGGGCTGGCTCCGCCGCAAACTCGAACAGCGGCTGTTCTGATAGTGATCGCTGTAACGATTTACTATCTACGACCGCACGAGGCGGTCGATGTCTTTAAGCAGCGAGAGAATCCCGGGGTTTACGCCGGGCGTGAATCGCGTCACAGCGGTACACTTTTGGCTGTTACGGCCGTTTGCACATCCAACCGAGGCGGCATGACCGCCCCCATGTCGGGACAATCGGACAATCTCGGGATTCCGACCCGACTCTCGCAGGGTATCCCCTACGGGAGAGGCGAGGATACCGACACAAAACAGCAAGGTACCTCCGAATCCCACGCGGAATAGGAGTAACGGGGGCGTGGCACTCCCTGCACTCGTCGGTGTGCAAACGTAAGTTCCCACCGCTTCCGCCTTCGGCGGTATGGGAAGCCTCGCCGTATACGGCGAGGAGGATGTCACGATCGGCTCCCCCTACCGTTATCTGGGTGGCCGCCGGAAACACGGATATGAGCGAGGACTGCATCTTCTGTGCCATCGTCGACGGCGAGATTCCCGGACGCATCGTCTACGAGGACGACGGGGTGCTGGCGTTTCTCGATGCCAACCCACTGGCTGAGGGGCACACGCTGGTCATCCCAAAGGAGCACTACGAGCGACTCGACGACGTGCCGAGCGACGTCGCGAGCGACCTCTATGCGGCGATCCACGAGATCGTCCCTGCCGCGGAGGACGCCGTCGGTGCGCCGGCGTCGACGGTCGCGTTCAACAACGGCGAGGCCGCCGGCCAGGAGGTCCCACACGTCCACTGTCACATCGTCCCCCGAACCGAGGGCGACGGCGGCGGTCCCATCCATGGAATGTTCGGCTCGCGACCCGAGCTGAGCGACGACGAACTCGACGACGTCGAAGCGGCCATCAGCGACCGCCTGTAGGGTAGACGGTCGGTACGGTGACCCAAACACCTTTGACAGTGGTCCCCGTACACACTGGTACTGTTCGCGCGGTCGCCGATAGCCGTTGCCGGCGCTTTTGGCAAGCGTTAAATGCGTCCCCCCAATAGACTGCTGTAGTATCTCGAACAGCCTTCTTCAGCCGGTCAGACCACACCACACATGGCAGACGTAAGCACCCACGAACTCGTTCCGGACCACAGCGTCCTCGACGACGCGGAGCTCGAGGACGTACTCGCAGAGTACGACATCAAAAAGACCGATCTGCCGAAGATCAAACGCACCGACCCGGGCCTCCCCGACGAGGCCGAGGTGGGTGAGGTGATCAAGATCGAACGCGACTCGCGAACCACAGACCGAGCGGTCGTCTATCGACTCGTCATCGACTAAGCATGGATACAGAAAACCGCCGCACCATCTCACGGGAGTACTTCTCGAAGGATCGACTCGCCGAACACCACTTCCGTTCGTTCAACGCCTTCCTCGAACGGGGGATGCAGGAGGTCGTCGACGAGAAGGCGACCATCGAAACCGACATCGGTGACAAAGAGGGCGAAGAGCCCGTCTGGGTCGAGTTAGGCGACGTCCGGGTCGTCACGCCCCGCGTCCGGGAGGCCGACGGCTCCGAAGAACTGCTCTACCCACAGGAAGCCCGGCTGCGCAACATCACCTACGCTGCGCCGGTGTTCATGGAACTGGCCATCGTCAAAGGTGGCGAAGAAGAGGAAGAACGGGTCGTCGACCAGACCGAGACCAAGATCGGTCGCATGCCGATCATGGTCGGCTCCCAGAAGTGTAACATCGCCGGGTTCACCGACGAGGAGTTGATCGACATCGGTGAGGACCCCGCCGATCCCGGTGGCTACTTCATCGTCAACGGCTCCGAGCGCGTGCTGATGACCAGCGAGGACCTCGCACCCAACAAGATCCTCGCCGAGTACGACACCAAGTACGGCGACGAGGTCCAGGTCGCCAAAACGTTCAGCCAGCGCCGTGGCTACCGCGCACTCGTGCTGACCGAGCGGACCCGCGACGGTCTGCTGGAAGTATCCTTCCCCTCGGTGTCGGGCTCGATCAACTTCGTGACGCTCGTCCGGGCGCTCGGCCTGGAGAGCGACGAGGAGATCGTCCACCGCGTCAGCGACGATCCCGAGATCGTGAAGTTCATGCTCGAAAATCTGGAGGCCGCCGAGGTCCAGACGACCGAGGAAGCCATCGAGACGCTCGGGAAACGCGTCGCCTCCGGTCAGGGCAAGAACTACCAGCTCAAACGCGCCAACTACGTCATCGACCGGTATCTCCTGCCCCACCTCCACGAGGAGGGCGTCGACGAGGAGGAAGTCCGGATCAACAAGGCATTCTATCTCTGTCGGATGGCCGAGGCGTGTTTCGAACTCGCACTCAACCGACGCGAGTCCGACGACAAGGACCACTACGCCAACAAGCGCCTCAAAGTGAGTGGCGACCTGATGCGCGACCTGTTCCGGACGGCGCTGAACAAGCTCGCCCGGGACGTGAAGTACCAGCTCGAACGCGCGAACATGCGGAACCGGCAACTGTCTGTCTCCACCGTCGTCCGTTCGGACGTACTGACCGAGCGACTCGAACACCCGCTGGCGACCGGGAACTGGGTCGGTGGCCGCTCCGGCGTGTCTCAGCTCGTGGATCGGACTGACTTCATGGGGGTTCTCTCTCACTTGCGCCGCCTCCGCAGTCCGCTCAGCCGTTCACAGCCCCACTTCGAAGCGCGAGACCTGCACGCGACCCAGTGGGGTCGCATCTGTCCTTCCGAGACGCCGGAGGGACCGAACTGTGGGCTAGTGAAGAACTTCGCGCAGGCGATGGAGCTTTCACAGAATATCGAGGACGAACAGAATCTGAAACAGTCGCTCGCCGAGATGGGAGTCCAGGGCATCCCCGGCATCGAGAGCATCGAAACACAGCAGCCCGCAGACGATTAACATGAGTCAGGGACGCGAAGCCAAAGTCTACGTCAACGGAAGCCTGGTCGGGACGCACCCCGACCCCGAACAGCTCGCAGAACAGATCCGGCAGGCCCGCCGCCGCGGCGAGGTGAGCGAGATGGTCAACGTCTCGGTCAAAGACCGGACGAGCGAGGTCATCATCAACGCCGACGCCGGCCGTGCGCGACGCCCGCTGATCGTCGTCCAGGACGGCGACCCGCTGTTGACCGAGCGGGAAGTCGAACTCCTCGAAGAGGACGAGATCGATTTCCAGGACCTCGTCGAGCGGGGCTACATCGAGTTCATCGACGCCGAGGAAGAGGAGGACATCCTCGTCGCCGTCGACCGCGAGGAAGTCACCGACGATCACACCCACCTCGAAGTCGATCCCCAGTTGATCTTCGGGATCGGTGCCGGGATGATTCCCTACCCCGAGCACAACGCCTCACCCCGCATTACGATGGGGTCGGGGATGATCAAGCAGTCCCTGGGACTGCCCAGCGCGAACTACCGGATCCGCCCGGACACGCGCCAGCACCTGCTGCACTACCCCCAGCTGTCGATGGTCAAGACCCAGACCACCGAACAGATCGGCTACGACGACCGACCCGCCGCGCAGAACTTCGTCGTCGCCGTCATGTCCTACGAGGGGTTCAACATCGAGGACGCGCTCGTCCTCAACAAGGGCAGCGTCGAGCGCGCGCTCGCCCGCTCGCACTTCTTCCGGACTTACGAGGGCGAGGAACGGCGCTACCCCGGCGGCCAGGAAGACCGCTTCGAGATTCCCGACGACGAGGTCCGGGGCGCTCGCGGCGAGGACGCCTACACCCACCTGGACGACGACGGGCTCGTCAACCCCGAGACGCGGGTCGGCGAGAACGCCGTTCTGCTCGGGAAGACCTCTCCGCCCCGGTTCCTCGAGGAGCCGGACGACATGGGCGGTCTCTCCCCCCAGAAGCGACGTGAAACCTCCGTGACGATGCGCTCGGGCGAGAGCGGGGTCGTCGACACGGTCACGCTGATGGAGGGCGAGGACGGCTCGAAGCTCTCGAAGGTCAAGGTACGCGACGAGCGGATCCCCGAGCTCGGGGACAAGTTCGCGTCCCGACACGGCCAGAAGGGTGTCGTGGGCCACATCGCGCCCCAGGAAGACATGCCCTTCACCGAGCAGGGCGTCGTGCCGGACCTCATCATCAATCCGCACGCGCTGCCCTCTCGGATGACCGTCGGGCACATTCTGGAGATGATCGGCGGGAAGGTCGGCGCGCTCGAAGGTCGACGCGTCGACGGCACGGCCTTCACCGGCGAGGACGAGGAAGACCTCCGGAACTCTCTGGAGGAGCACGGCTTCGATTCCTCGGGCAAGGAGACCATGTACTCGGGTGTCACCGGCGAGAAGATCGACGCGGACATCTTCGTCGGGGACATCTTCTACCAGAAACTGTACCACATGGTCTCGAACAAGATCCACGCGCGTTCGCGCGGTCCGGTCCAGGTGCTGACCCGACAGCCCACCGAGGGTCGCGCCCGTGAGGGTGGGCTCCGAATCGGTGAGATGGAACGGGACGTCTTCATCGGCCACGGTGCTGCGATGACACTCAAAGAGCGCCTGCTCGACGAGTCCGACCAGGAGTTCATCCACATCTGCGCCGAGTGTGGGATGGCCGCCGTCGAGAACGTCGACCAGCGTCGGGTCTACTGCCCCAACTGTGGCGAGGAGACC
The Halapricum salinum genome window above contains:
- the trpB gene encoding tryptophan synthase subunit beta, translating into MSTDDTDGSFGQYGGQYVPEVLMPAIEELEDAYQRYVLDNEDGFMDEFRRRLADFGGRPLPLQRADRLSERYDTEVYLKREDLLHGGAHKLNNALGQVLLAKYMGKDRIIAETGAGQHGTATAMAAAHLDMPCEIYMGETDIARQRPNVFRMKINGADVNPVTVGRGTLKEAISETMRDWATNVEDTHYVIGSVVGPHPFPAMVRDFQSVISEEAREQIQEKAGRLPDSVLACAGGGSNTMGAFAHFVDDEAVDLVAVEAGGSSLTVDEENGVAPNSASLSTGNEGVLHGARTKLLQDGDGQIMESHSVSAGLDYSGVGPELAHLVDEDRVTPVNVGDDAALEAFHRLSQDEGIIPALETAHAFAFLEENPEKVGEVTIVNVSGRGDKDLETVIEETAKRDLDIAPDMSVFEQVGAGALGGQGGHE
- the trpC gene encoding indole-3-glycerol phosphate synthase, translating into MDTGGEIAPDVRSILNAARDRSGGGGRVAVDARSLPEAFDTAEADGRVPVIAEVKPTSPTTAGERRDDPVELAEQMVDGGAAALSVLTEPEHFGGSPEVLRRVREAVDVPVLRKDFVLYEEQLDVVEADVILLIVRFLEEEGTDDLEDLLAAARERGFQVLVETHTEREVEQAIDAGADIVGVNNRDLAELEVDLSTFEDVAPTVPENVTLIAESGLETPDDVTRMRTAGADACLIGSAIMAGDVRERTRQFTTSEETQS
- a CDS encoding radical SAM/SPASM domain-containing protein, producing the protein MYGHDKDSFTEITGGQARHYDRLTSNLAFLADFLDDPNKIEIGFRTFDNANPLDNIDDLSGELNRLLDPIRQLHDSGVTVSNFEGEYNNWGGVISEHDLSGLDMELADAKTDKDGPCQLIFNKNIILPDGEVNACACRDVDATLSLGHLDDDSLADVLSPTDNTAYDELITRQNEGDFPAVCETCDYYQSVREPDPMHRSQYTLGEFYEKYDPVADDYEPPK
- a CDS encoding 6-pyruvoyl trahydropterin synthase family protein — encoded protein: MPRGISHSPTGTEIGERTLVVGGDRPIRISTGHRLQHHDGKCSRPHGHNYEISVEVTGEVTQEGWVVDKGDITSIIDEWDHMFLLEAGDPLIEAFESSGDGDSVVVFERPPTAEVMAWNLERALLDRLPETVSDVDVSVAETGELCARP
- a CDS encoding 7-carboxy-7-deazaguanine synthase QueE, giving the protein MPVTSDTDRPDSAPDGAALPINELFYSIQGEGKLAGTPSVFVRTSGCNLRCWFCDSYHTSWDPSHAWMAVEEIVAEVEQYDTNYVVLTGGEPLMHEESVALLEALAERDYHTTVETNGTIYRKAKIDLVSASPKLQNSTPTPDVERPDGEPVDDGWAERHEQRRLDIGVLGKFADAHDVQLKFVVTDESDMPEVEAVVEDVRAAAPWQVRDPDVLLMPEGATRERLAETRERVAELAMKYGYRYTPRLHVDLWNDAPET
- the queC gene encoding 7-cyano-7-deazaguanine synthase QueC — protein: MTDDSPIPDPKSNRAVVLASGGMDSATAAYVAKDRGYDDLYLLHTTYGQRTADRERECAEALAEHVDAADLLVVETSHLADIGGSSLTDEDEAVEDADLESEEVPSSYVPFRNANLLSMATSYAEANGCTAVFIGAHSEDFSGYPDCRPEFFDAFQTVVDRGTSPGADIEIEAPFVEYSKTDIAERGLELGVPYEDTWSCYRAEAPACGTCDACAFRLQAFQRVGVEDPIGYEQRPDYLDA
- a CDS encoding Lrp/AsnC family transcriptional regulator, which gives rise to MTWNLDELDRYIVYCLQEDARNVSSGTIAERMGVSASTVRNRIHRLEDDGIITEYNARVDFEAAGSQLHTLIVCTAPIPERSRLAKEALAVDGVVDVREVMTGEENVHVGIVGTDSNDLNRIGEELDELGLEVNDEDLIRAEYTTPYSGFDVAPEEE